A DNA window from uncultured Methanoregula sp. contains the following coding sequences:
- a CDS encoding signal peptidase I: MAKENKSLNLSGMVASFRKSDHWAVSLTKDLLWVGVVVGGIALVLFLICGTWPAVVAIESKSMDPHMQIGDLVLVVQKDRFGSFQTWQDGFVSNYTKFDEYGDVIIYKPNGMTNATPIIHRAIQYVDAGPVSEVKGKMLRVNYTAIHSGYMTWGDNNPEPDQFYSFSKIGIPEPVKDEWIIGKALFTIPLIGYLPLNIWFVAIVAVIMMILHEIYLRSKEQKKDQNPKTRKKKK; the protein is encoded by the coding sequence ATGGCAAAAGAAAACAAGAGCCTGAATCTTTCTGGAATGGTTGCCTCTTTCCGGAAAAGTGATCATTGGGCGGTATCTCTCACAAAGGATCTCCTCTGGGTCGGAGTGGTTGTCGGCGGAATCGCGCTGGTTCTTTTCCTGATTTGCGGGACGTGGCCTGCAGTTGTGGCAATCGAATCAAAAAGCATGGATCCCCATATGCAAATCGGGGATCTTGTTCTTGTTGTCCAGAAAGACAGGTTTGGTTCGTTCCAGACCTGGCAGGACGGATTTGTTTCCAACTACACAAAATTCGATGAATATGGGGATGTGATTATCTACAAGCCAAATGGAATGACTAATGCTACGCCGATAATTCATCGGGCAATTCAATACGTGGATGCCGGGCCGGTCTCTGAAGTTAAAGGAAAAATGCTCAGGGTAAATTATACCGCAATTCATTCCGGCTACATGACATGGGGCGATAACAACCCGGAGCCCGATCAATTCTACAGCTTTTCAAAGATCGGTATTCCGGAACCTGTTAAGGACGAATGGATCATAGGAAAAGCCCTGTTTACCATCCCACTCATCGGGTACCTCCCATTGAATATCTGGTTCGTTGCGATTGTCGCCGTTATCATGATGATCCTGCATGAAATATATCTTCGATCGAAAGAACAGAAAAAAGATCAAAATCCAAAAACCCGAAAGAAGAAAAAGTAA
- a CDS encoding response regulator → MTSHSLLSEPYLPNNLLSATGTGGNKPAQISVLYVDDEPEFLALCKIFLERSGNFVVDTAISPTIALKMIRSSDYDVIVSDYQMPEMNGIEFFAEVAKTHGHLPFVLFTGRDRTEVTSPLSDVLVDFYLQKSVHARDMFVALGLVIRKAAEKKQVMK, encoded by the coding sequence ATGACCAGTCATTCATTGTTATCAGAACCCTATCTCCCGAATAATCTATTATCCGCAACCGGGACGGGCGGTAACAAACCTGCCCAAATCTCTGTCCTGTATGTCGATGATGAACCGGAATTCCTGGCCCTCTGCAAGATTTTTCTCGAACGTTCGGGGAATTTTGTTGTGGATACCGCGATTTCGCCGACCATAGCGTTAAAGATGATCCGGTCTTCGGACTATGATGTGATAGTATCGGATTACCAGATGCCTGAAATGAACGGCATTGAGTTTTTTGCAGAAGTAGCAAAGACCCACGGGCATTTGCCCTTTGTTCTTTTCACCGGTAGAGACAGGACAGAAGTAACTTCCCCGTTGTCAGATGTCCTTGTGGATTTTTACCTCCAGAAGAGTGTACATGCCCGCGATATGTTTGTTGCATTGGGTCTGGTAATCAGGAAAGCAGCTGAAAAAAAACAGGTGATGAAATGA
- a CDS encoding PIN domain-containing protein, whose amino-acid sequence MKISDLRDCSVFIDTNILLYAFTTTRFTPACEYLLENVRTGRVKGHVNSTVIDEFFHKILLMQVYAGKGLQPTEAVVFLKQNPDRLSDFTLPFDATHEVLHDYGIVVLDTAPIIDETLEFSRKYGLLFSDALHAASCMHYALDYLVTNDRDFSRVDCVSVIRP is encoded by the coding sequence ATGAAGATCTCTGACCTGCGGGACTGTTCTGTTTTTATCGATACCAATATCCTGCTCTATGCATTCACCACAACCCGCTTCACACCTGCCTGCGAATATCTGCTCGAAAATGTTCGGACTGGCAGAGTGAAGGGACATGTCAACAGTACGGTCATCGATGAATTTTTTCATAAGATCCTTCTCATGCAGGTATATGCCGGAAAAGGATTGCAGCCAACTGAGGCAGTAGTTTTCCTGAAACAAAATCCGGACCGGCTTTCTGATTTCACCCTGCCATTCGATGCGACTCATGAGGTGCTTCACGATTATGGGATTGTTGTCCTTGATACCGCCCCCATTATCGATGAAACCCTGGAGTTTTCACGGAAGTATGGTCTTCTCTTTTCGGATGCGCTCCATGCCGCAAGCTGCATGCACTACGCGCTTGATTATCTCGTAACTAATGATCGTGATTTTTCCCGGGTTGACTGCGTTTCCGTGATAAGGCCATAA
- a CDS encoding winged helix-turn-helix domain-containing protein, producing MREETSRMILELVFEKPDISQKEIAEGVGISVPSVSWHMATFNREGIVIARKVGRQVLYRLSKTADPVLRKYREKSVM from the coding sequence TTGCGCGAAGAAACCTCAAGGATGATCCTTGAACTTGTTTTTGAGAAACCCGATATCTCACAGAAGGAAATTGCAGAGGGGGTCGGAATATCTGTTCCCTCAGTTTCGTGGCACATGGCTACGTTCAATCGAGAAGGAATTGTGATTGCACGAAAGGTCGGGAGGCAGGTGCTATACCGGCTCAGTAAAACTGCGGATCCAGTATTACGGAAGTACCGTGAGAAATCGGTTATGTGA
- a CDS encoding nucleotidyltransferase family protein, which translates to MDRNTMDALSLLRKHEPELKLRFSVAKIGIFGSFARGEERPESDVDILVTFLDGKKTFDNFMGTKYYLEDIFKRNVDLVTEAALKPLIRDSILQEVVYV; encoded by the coding sequence ATGGACAGGAATACCATGGATGCACTCTCGCTCCTCCGCAAGCATGAACCGGAATTAAAACTCCGGTTCAGCGTAGCGAAGATTGGAATCTTCGGATCATTCGCTCGCGGAGAGGAGCGGCCGGAGAGTGATGTCGACATTCTCGTTACGTTCCTTGATGGAAAGAAGACGTTCGACAATTTCATGGGAACAAAATACTATCTTGAAGATATTTTCAAAAGAAACGTTGATCTCGTGACGGAAGCAGCGCTCAAGCCGCTCATCCGCGATTCCATCCTGCAGGAAGTCGTGTATGTCTAG
- a CDS encoding histidine kinase dimerization/phosphoacceptor domain -containing protein, producing MIKRCSAFLKRAGRSPRGQAILVAALVFAILLFPLWWMGTGWLSSRFIADEKISAQQYLVTVKDNCEKALRQDYNIPARLSSSMMMNSTLLDSQEDFVTYSRQFSYATEVRHILLKPKGNDAYEYSPPADAATPQTQHETANIMRLIYIGGNYWGYALITIDLPHLLQNADPLSGKSGLGFIVMDQNGQVLTGDPAVLDQDPVFADLIIPPDRTWKMGAVVYGGWESALEPRLTRLRYLGFLIIVLITLLIGLITYRHVSMGNQIREREASLLESNAHLRREIEAHREAEKALKISKKKYFTLFNSANDAVVLCAREEDPLCYPVIEVNDGTSRILGYPRDYLLSCNLFDNVLPGSRERIPRIFEEIDRNHHATFEMDYLARDGRTLPLEMNSHLFTLEGNTVLLTVARDVSARKKTEDDLRQSVAEKDVLLKEVHHRVKNNLQVISSLIDLQAGAMNDPDAQNHFRECQDRIRSIALVHENLYQSKSFSTIKAEDYIKMLVDRLVQSCSALPEINVCYDIDDIDIDLDTAIPCGLIINELVTNALKHAFTGRDRGIIRICLEQMPDDILTLVVEDDGKGFPESVNFQDTESFGLQIVTALSCQLDGCLSMTGGNGTRITIRFSKIRGKTGV from the coding sequence ATGATTAAACGCTGTAGTGCATTTCTGAAGCGGGCCGGAAGGTCCCCACGCGGGCAGGCAATTCTCGTGGCGGCACTTGTTTTTGCCATACTTTTATTTCCCCTCTGGTGGATGGGAACCGGCTGGCTTTCCAGCCGGTTTATTGCCGATGAGAAAATCTCTGCCCAGCAATATCTTGTCACCGTCAAGGACAATTGCGAAAAAGCGCTTCGCCAGGATTATAACATCCCCGCCCGGCTCTCAAGTTCCATGATGATGAATTCAACGCTATTGGATTCACAAGAGGATTTTGTTACCTATTCCAGGCAATTTTCCTATGCAACGGAAGTCCGGCATATCTTACTCAAACCAAAGGGGAATGATGCATACGAATATTCACCCCCTGCAGATGCTGCGACTCCCCAGACACAACATGAGACTGCCAATATAATGAGACTGATCTATATCGGCGGGAATTACTGGGGATATGCCCTGATCACGATTGACCTTCCCCATCTTTTACAAAATGCCGATCCCCTGTCCGGAAAATCCGGTCTCGGTTTTATTGTCATGGACCAGAATGGACAGGTACTTACCGGCGATCCCGCGGTGCTGGATCAGGACCCGGTTTTTGCGGATCTCATTATTCCCCCGGATCGTACGTGGAAGATGGGTGCAGTTGTTTATGGAGGATGGGAGTCTGCGCTGGAACCCAGACTCACCCGGCTGCGGTATCTGGGCTTTTTGATTATCGTGCTTATCACCCTCCTTATCGGTCTTATAACATATCGCCACGTATCTATGGGCAATCAGATTAGGGAGCGGGAAGCGTCTTTGCTGGAATCAAACGCTCACCTTCGGCGGGAAATTGAGGCGCATAGGGAAGCAGAAAAAGCCCTTAAAATAAGTAAAAAGAAATATTTCACCCTCTTCAACAGCGCCAATGATGCGGTTGTTCTCTGCGCACGAGAGGAAGATCCCCTCTGCTATCCGGTGATCGAGGTCAATGATGGTACGAGCCGTATCCTGGGATATCCACGGGACTATCTCCTCTCTTGTAATCTCTTTGATAATGTCCTGCCCGGTTCCCGGGAGCGCATACCCCGGATATTCGAAGAGATAGACCGGAACCATCATGCAACATTTGAAATGGATTATCTGGCCCGTGACGGAAGAACCCTCCCTCTTGAGATGAACAGCCACCTCTTTACCCTTGAGGGAAATACCGTTCTTCTGACCGTGGCAAGGGATGTATCCGCACGAAAGAAAACTGAAGACGACCTCCGCCAGTCGGTTGCGGAAAAGGATGTACTGCTAAAAGAGGTTCATCACCGGGTGAAGAACAATCTCCAGGTGATCTCGAGCCTGATCGATCTCCAGGCCGGCGCTATGAATGATCCTGATGCACAGAATCATTTCCGCGAATGCCAGGATCGGATCCGGTCCATAGCGCTTGTGCACGAGAACCTGTACCAGTCCAAGAGTTTTTCCACGATCAAGGCAGAGGATTATATAAAGATGCTTGTTGATCGGCTTGTCCAGTCCTGCAGCGCGTTACCGGAAATTAACGTCTGTTACGACATTGACGATATCGATATAGACCTGGATACCGCCATTCCCTGCGGGCTGATAATCAACGAACTGGTGACGAATGCTCTCAAACATGCCTTCACCGGCAGGGACCGGGGGATTATCCGGATCTGCCTGGAACAGATGCCGGATGATATACTCACCCTGGTTGTCGAAGATGATGGCAAAGGTTTTCCGGAATCGGTTAATTTCCAGGATACCGAGTCCTTCGGCCTCCAGATCGTGACAGCTCTCTCGTGCCAGCTGGATGGATGTCTGTCCATGACGGGCGGGAACGGGACCCGGATAACCATCCGGTTCTCAAAAATACGCGGAAAAACAGGGGTCTGA
- the rsgA gene encoding ribosome small subunit-dependent GTPase A, giving the protein MNPPISGCKEAHPYTLEQLGWTEEHKEAFRKFSHPYIPGRVACRQKTVWEVFTESGPVIAGISGALKKLGRFPAVGDFVVLLCQPEAGSITIVAILPQKTVFTRGAAGREGTDQVIAANIDTVFIVTAAGPELNARRIERYLAIVHASGARPVIVINKSDLAEDPASLTGKIIPVSTGIPVIPVSAMSGEGIGLLDPYLEPGRTIVLIGSSGVGKSTLINRLLGQETQKTSGIREDDGKGRHTTTVRQLFVLEGGALMIDNPGIREVGIGTASAGIGDTFSDIRDLAAGCRFSDCRHEQEPGCAVQEAVKDGKLSAARLENFHRLVRELAFEQDKAEIGLVRSERKRWKGIAKLGKEIQKVRRE; this is encoded by the coding sequence ATGAACCCACCCATTTCCGGATGCAAAGAAGCGCATCCGTATACCCTGGAACAGCTCGGCTGGACAGAAGAACACAAGGAAGCATTCAGAAAATTTTCACACCCGTACATTCCCGGTCGCGTTGCGTGCCGGCAGAAGACGGTCTGGGAAGTTTTTACCGAGAGCGGACCGGTCATTGCCGGGATCTCCGGAGCCTTAAAAAAACTCGGACGGTTTCCGGCCGTGGGGGATTTTGTCGTGCTGCTTTGCCAGCCGGAAGCCGGATCCATAACAATCGTTGCAATCCTTCCGCAAAAGACGGTGTTCACGCGGGGAGCAGCCGGGCGGGAAGGAACGGACCAGGTCATTGCAGCAAACATAGACACGGTCTTTATTGTGACCGCTGCCGGCCCTGAGCTGAACGCACGCCGGATCGAACGGTATCTCGCGATCGTCCACGCATCCGGGGCCCGGCCGGTGATCGTCATCAACAAATCCGATCTTGCGGAAGATCCCGCCTCACTGACCGGAAAAATTATTCCGGTCTCCACCGGCATTCCGGTCATTCCTGTCAGTGCCATGAGCGGCGAGGGGATCGGCCTGCTCGACCCGTATCTCGAACCAGGCAGAACCATCGTGCTTATCGGTTCATCGGGTGTCGGCAAGTCCACCCTGATCAACCGGCTCCTCGGCCAGGAGACGCAGAAAACCTCGGGTATCCGCGAGGATGACGGGAAAGGCCGGCATACAACGACCGTGCGCCAGCTCTTTGTCCTGGAAGGGGGTGCGCTCATGATCGATAATCCCGGGATCCGCGAAGTGGGCATCGGGACCGCTTCGGCCGGCATTGGCGACACGTTTTCCGATATCCGGGATCTGGCAGCGGGCTGCAGGTTCTCGGACTGCCGTCACGAGCAGGAGCCGGGCTGTGCCGTGCAGGAGGCCGTGAAGGACGGGAAACTTTCCGCAGCCCGGCTGGAAAATTTCCACCGGCTCGTGAGGGAACTTGCGTTCGAGCAGGACAAAGCGGAGATCGGACTTGTCCGTTCCGAGAGAAAACGCTGGAAAGGAATCGCGAAACTCGGAAAGGAGATCCAGAAGGTACGGAGGGAGTAG
- a CDS encoding chemotaxis protein CheW, whose protein sequence is MAAAQKGINAADEEVARPGNVQVVEFVLGDEHFAIDLFDVKEVVEYTRITKIPNTPSYVKGIIDLRGEITTIIDLKLNMNITEKEEISDENRRIIVLDDTIMRSKIGIMVDDVSSVSTFSPAQVEKTTAAVNSDDTNILGIIRKKSRVRDKEYTELIIWIDIRQILNTTDIANLA, encoded by the coding sequence ATGGCAGCAGCACAAAAGGGTATAAACGCAGCTGATGAGGAAGTTGCCCGTCCCGGCAATGTCCAGGTTGTGGAATTTGTCCTTGGAGACGAACATTTTGCCATCGATCTTTTCGATGTGAAGGAGGTAGTGGAGTACACCCGTATAACAAAAATTCCCAACACTCCCTCCTATGTCAAAGGTATCATCGATCTCCGGGGAGAGATTACAACAATCATCGATCTCAAACTCAACATGAACATAACCGAGAAAGAGGAGATATCCGATGAGAACCGGAGAATAATTGTCCTGGATGACACCATCATGCGCTCCAAGATCGGGATCATGGTTGATGATGTCTCCTCGGTTTCAACGTTCAGCCCAGCCCAGGTCGAGAAAACAACGGCCGCAGTGAACAGCGATGACACGAATATCCTCGGAATCATACGTAAGAAGAGCCGGGTCCGCGACAAGGAATACACAGAATTAATTATCTGGATCGATATCCGGCAGATCCTGAATACAACTGATATTGCAAATCTGGCGTAG
- a CDS encoding PAS domain S-box protein, which translates to MLCENEELITIKEMLRKNPRGMSITDISRELNLNRNSVSKYVNMLLVAGEVEMKTHAAAKVYYLSQRVPLRAMLDFSTDAIVILDANLAVVRANDNFLTLAGTSRETLMGNSIQGSSIPFFSDAKIVASLTDALKGISTITEITWQNENQDLFLRGKLIPTVFEDGTAALTVILENITGQIRSQQALEKSEAMYRAIVEDQTELVCRIRHDETITFVNQECLRFFRRGREALLDKKLRSFIVDADQEYSVREVLQLSCDNPITTFENRLVTPEHEIRWMQWVARAICNPKGEIVEYQLVGRDVTAIRESTAQIERSLKEKETLIKEINYRIRSNLHFISSLIDLQAHPLIDPACRELLREEKQQIMALARIYEILTQSDDINHIPLPTYLQKLNGDLYSSYNLDPARVKTEFRADDIWVDIDTAIPIGLLFNLLVARAFRQAFPEDRSGRVDVNIHGNADEIVLSIADNGDMLPETFDIDNPDSIEMELVVTLVQQINGCINLDRREGTRFEIVFPYPAP; encoded by the coding sequence ATGTTGTGTGAAAATGAAGAACTCATCACTATCAAGGAAATGCTGCGGAAGAATCCGCGGGGAATGAGTATCACGGATATATCCCGGGAACTCAATCTGAACCGGAATTCAGTCTCGAAGTACGTGAATATGCTGCTCGTGGCAGGGGAAGTGGAGATGAAAACCCATGCCGCTGCAAAGGTGTATTACCTCTCCCAACGGGTGCCCCTCAGAGCAATGCTTGATTTTTCAACGGATGCTATTGTGATTCTCGATGCAAATCTTGCCGTGGTCCGGGCCAACGACAATTTTCTCACACTCGCCGGAACATCGCGGGAAACCCTGATGGGCAATTCCATCCAGGGATCCTCAATCCCCTTTTTTTCAGATGCGAAAATCGTTGCAAGCCTTACGGATGCGCTGAAGGGAATTTCAACGATAACAGAGATCACATGGCAGAATGAAAACCAGGATCTCTTCCTCAGGGGAAAACTGATCCCGACTGTTTTTGAGGATGGTACGGCTGCGCTTACGGTAATTCTCGAAAACATAACAGGACAGATCCGGTCCCAGCAGGCTCTTGAAAAAAGCGAAGCCATGTACCGGGCGATTGTTGAAGATCAGACTGAACTGGTCTGCAGGATCCGGCACGATGAGACGATCACGTTCGTAAATCAGGAATGCCTCCGGTTTTTCAGGAGAGGCAGAGAGGCTCTGCTGGACAAGAAACTCCGTTCATTTATTGTGGATGCGGATCAGGAATATTCGGTCAGGGAAGTCTTACAACTCTCGTGCGACAACCCCATCACCACCTTCGAAAACCGGCTTGTTACTCCTGAACATGAGATACGGTGGATGCAGTGGGTTGCAAGAGCCATCTGTAATCCAAAAGGAGAGATCGTTGAATACCAGCTGGTCGGCCGGGACGTAACGGCTATCCGGGAGTCAACGGCCCAGATCGAACGCTCGCTCAAAGAGAAGGAGACCCTCATAAAAGAGATAAACTACCGGATCAGGAGCAACCTGCATTTTATCTCAAGCCTGATCGATCTCCAGGCACATCCCCTTATTGACCCGGCCTGCCGGGAACTGCTAAGGGAAGAAAAACAACAGATAATGGCACTTGCCCGGATTTACGAGATCCTGACGCAGTCGGATGACATCAACCATATCCCCCTTCCCACGTATCTTCAGAAACTGAACGGAGACCTGTACAGTTCGTACAACCTTGATCCTGCCCGGGTGAAAACAGAATTCCGGGCCGATGATATCTGGGTCGATATCGATACCGCTATCCCGATCGGGCTGCTGTTCAACCTGCTGGTTGCCCGTGCGTTCAGACAGGCATTCCCTGAAGATCGAAGCGGGCGGGTTGATGTGAACATCCATGGGAATGCAGACGAGATTGTCCTGAGCATTGCGGACAACGGGGATATGCTTCCGGAAACCTTCGACATCGACAATCCGGATTCGATCGAGATGGAACTGGTTGTCACATTGGTACAGCAGATCAATGGATGTATCAACCTTGACCGGAGAGAGGGAACCCGGTTCGAAATCGTCTTTCCATATCCGGCCCCCTGA
- a CDS encoding response regulator produces MTNISLLIVEDEAIVAKWIQKYLVSFGYTVIGSVATGAEALELAASHHPDIILLDIRLKGPMDGIEVARTVRDRLGIPVIFVTAFADNDTIERAKETGPYGYLIKPFDGKSLFSVVESARLRIGRERKDVDDLTSG; encoded by the coding sequence ATGACGAACATTTCCCTTTTGATTGTAGAAGATGAAGCGATCGTGGCAAAATGGATACAGAAATATCTTGTCTCTTTCGGGTATACGGTAATCGGCTCCGTTGCAACCGGCGCTGAAGCGCTCGAACTGGCTGCAAGTCACCACCCGGACATCATTCTGCTGGATATCCGGCTCAAAGGTCCCATGGATGGGATCGAAGTTGCCCGTACTGTCCGCGACCGTCTGGGAATTCCCGTCATATTCGTAACGGCATTTGCCGATAATGACACGATCGAGCGTGCGAAGGAGACGGGTCCTTACGGGTATCTCATCAAACCCTTCGATGGGAAATCCCTCTTTTCTGTTGTGGAGTCAGCCCGGTTGCGTATCGGGCGGGAAAGAAAAGATGTGGATGATCTGACCTCTGGTTGA
- a CDS encoding methyl-accepting chemotaxis protein, which produces MTENRTGNEKQLQQELKKAEIMFNENPVSIVLYDLDLKITNCNPAFISLTGYSRDRLLAMKVKDFTVVRIDGEGSTEARRSRKRVSGKMTVDFPSGRKIISTHTLPLPDETGEIAGFMGVYIDITETEQKAQEIEAYKQKTEIMIEESPCAILVENAKMDILATNKTFCRLTGYPKEKVLRMNVRDFKVIKREGGSASDAFRDKRVVHSSMTIDAPAGIRILDIEYIPILGENRQVDEVFAIMIDLTEIKQKIQEIETFKQKTELMIEENPCAILVYDDKLNFTSTNKAFCRLTGYSREDILRMNIRDIKVTSRNGESARDAIEKRRVTHGRITVENPAGTSILDTYYIPVIDGTGKVYEIYSVMIDLTREHRVQDYMEHEISEMSTRYEKIANGDLTIRYDLTKPDEQTQDVYNQISKLHLAVRAILNNLRTNIHDVNEGMEELVSTSGEAARNLEVATSTTGAAAVQLGRVSKNTDKVSDNIEQVLKAMEDMSAAIEEVTSNMEAASHLAKETNELSKKGEEKAGKAGESMGRITESSQNVQTIVNDISKQMNEIIKIVGLIRDLANQTNLLALNAAIEAARAGDAGRGFAVVAAEVKSLAQESRNSAENIEEMIAGLRTKSLEATTAMDESAKAVKVGTEVIAETLTSFKEIVTAVEKITHTSEEVASAAGEQAATVEEITASVHEVAQLMTETAKEAGDVMTGAHQVSVMIGDIGKVVDGVNRIAAESLAANKKFKVA; this is translated from the coding sequence ATGACAGAAAACAGAACTGGAAATGAAAAACAACTACAGCAGGAACTGAAGAAAGCCGAGATCATGTTCAATGAAAACCCCGTGTCCATTGTATTGTACGATCTCGATCTGAAAATCACCAATTGCAATCCGGCTTTTATCAGCCTGACCGGCTACAGCAGGGACCGGCTTCTTGCCATGAAGGTCAAGGATTTCACAGTTGTCAGGATCGATGGGGAGGGGTCAACTGAGGCAAGGAGATCCCGGAAGAGAGTCTCCGGGAAGATGACGGTGGACTTCCCCTCAGGAAGGAAGATCATCAGCACCCACACGCTCCCGCTCCCGGATGAAACGGGCGAGATTGCCGGGTTCATGGGTGTTTATATCGATATCACGGAGACCGAACAAAAAGCCCAGGAGATCGAAGCCTACAAACAAAAAACCGAGATCATGATTGAGGAGAGTCCCTGCGCGATTCTTGTTGAAAACGCAAAGATGGACATTCTCGCTACGAACAAAACATTCTGCAGACTGACCGGATATCCCAAAGAAAAAGTCCTCCGGATGAATGTACGCGATTTTAAGGTGATCAAACGGGAGGGTGGATCAGCTTCCGATGCCTTCAGGGACAAGCGGGTGGTGCATTCATCCATGACGATCGATGCCCCGGCAGGCATACGGATTCTGGATATCGAGTATATTCCGATTCTTGGAGAGAACCGTCAGGTTGACGAAGTATTCGCGATTATGATCGATCTCACGGAAATCAAACAAAAAATCCAGGAAATTGAAACATTCAAACAAAAAACCGAGCTCATGATCGAGGAGAACCCGTGTGCAATCCTCGTATATGATGATAAACTGAATTTTACCTCGACCAACAAGGCATTCTGCAGACTGACCGGGTACTCAAGGGAAGATATACTCCGGATGAATATCCGGGATATCAAAGTTACGAGCCGGAATGGTGAATCCGCAAGGGATGCGATCGAGAAAAGGCGTGTTACGCATGGCCGTATCACGGTTGAAAATCCTGCCGGAACATCGATTCTGGATACCTATTACATTCCTGTTATCGATGGAACCGGTAAAGTGTACGAAATTTATTCAGTAATGATAGATCTCACGAGAGAACACCGGGTCCAGGATTACATGGAGCACGAGATAAGCGAGATGTCCACGCGATATGAAAAGATTGCAAACGGGGATCTGACTATCCGGTACGATCTTACAAAACCGGATGAACAGACCCAGGATGTCTACAACCAGATCTCAAAGCTTCACCTCGCGGTCCGTGCCATTCTCAACAACCTCAGGACCAATATCCATGATGTCAATGAAGGGATGGAGGAACTCGTCTCAACAAGCGGGGAAGCAGCCAGGAATCTTGAGGTAGCAACGAGCACTACCGGTGCGGCTGCAGTACAGCTGGGCAGGGTGAGCAAAAACACCGACAAGGTGAGCGACAACATCGAGCAGGTCTTAAAGGCAATGGAGGACATGTCTGCCGCAATTGAGGAAGTGACCTCCAATATGGAGGCGGCATCCCACCTTGCAAAGGAGACCAACGAGCTTTCCAAGAAAGGTGAGGAGAAAGCGGGGAAGGCCGGGGAGAGCATGGGCAGGATAACCGAGTCCTCCCAGAATGTACAGACGATCGTCAACGACATCTCCAAACAGATGAACGAGATCATCAAGATCGTCGGGTTGATCCGCGACCTTGCCAACCAGACCAACCTCCTTGCGCTCAATGCGGCAATCGAGGCTGCCCGGGCCGGCGATGCAGGCCGTGGTTTTGCCGTTGTAGCGGCAGAAGTAAAATCGCTTGCCCAGGAATCGCGGAATTCCGCTGAGAATATTGAAGAGATGATTGCGGGGCTCCGGACAAAATCGCTGGAAGCAACCACGGCAATGGATGAGTCGGCAAAGGCGGTCAAAGTGGGGACCGAGGTGATTGCCGAGACCCTCACCTCATTCAAAGAGATTGTGACCGCGGTAGAGAAGATTACCCATACCAGCGAAGAAGTGGCGAGCGCTGCCGGTGAGCAGGCTGCCACGGTCGAGGAGATCACGGCAAGTGTCCATGAGGTTGCGCAGCTCATGACAGAAACTGCAAAGGAGGCAGGGGATGTCATGACCGGGGCGCATCAGGTATCGGTCATGATCGGCGACATAGGGAAAGTTGTTGATGGTGTAAACCGGATAGCTGCCGAGTCCCTTGCCGCGAACAAAAAATTCAAAGTTGCCTGA